TTTCACTGGCCGGAAATTGGAAATATGAACCACTAATTTTTCCCCGTTGGGGGCATATTGTTTTCTGAATAAGGGATGTACAGACCGTTCATACTGGCGAAGATCAACGAAATTATATACTTTATATATATCCTTATTGATGTGTAATAGCTCATACGTTTCATTAATCAAATGGTCCGATACGGCTGTCACCAGATCCGATTGTTCGATGCCGTAGCGAATCATCTCTTTCAGTGTCTCATCATAGGCTAAAACGGTAATGTCCGTTCCATGTAAGGTGGTGACCACTTTTAAGGGGTGATCAACCATTTGTCTGGCCAAAATGGCACACACTGCATGGGGAATAGCATAATGGACATGTAAGAGATCCAATTTTTCCCGGTTTGCCACTTGAGCCATTTTGCTAGCCAGCGTTAAATCATAAGGGGGATAACGGAAGACCTCATATTGGTTCACTTCCACCTCATGATAATAAATATTAGGATAAAATTTTCCCAGCCGGAATGGGACACCAGGGGTAATAAAATGAATTTGGTGACCATGTTCAGCCAAAAGTTTGCCCAGTTCAGTGGCCACAACACCTGAACCGCCCAGCGTCGGGTAACAGGTAATCCCGATTTTTAGTGAGCGATTTGGTAAGGGACAGTTAACCTTCACGCCGGTCAGCCTCCGCTTCAGGCCAAACTAGACTTGGTAAAGAAAGAGGAGTTTTAACCATAAACCCTTCCGCGTAAGGGACCTTAATCATGCTCCCGAACCACCGTTCCCTTCCTTCAATCGCTTCCATAAACCCTGTATTTAACCTGGTGGCAATACTGCCTTCCGTTTGCTCAAACTGTGACCGGTATACCTTCAAAGCCTGTTTTTTAATCTTCATCTCTTGCGTAATATCGACCAAGATATCCGGTTTGGCTACACTGTTAATGAAATAATAATAAAGTTGGGCAACTTGATGGGGGGCTTGTCTCTTCTCGCCCCACTGATACTTACCAATATTGGCCGTAAAGACCGCTTCTTCAATCCACTGTGCTGTTTGGTTATGATCCGGATGCCGGTCATGGTCATATGGAGCAAAAACTGCCCTTGGCCTATGCCGACGGATAAGCTCTACAACAGCACCGATAATTGATTCTCTGTCCGTCAAGGCGCGGTCAGGAAATTTTAGATTGAAGCGCTGTTTGACGCCCAGCACCCGGGCGGCTTGCGCTGCTTCTTCCTGCCTTGCTTCCACGGTCCCGTTAGAGGACAACTCAGCCATAGTTAAATCGATGATGCCAACTGCATAACCTTGAGCCACATGCTTGGCGATCGTTCCGGCCATGCCGATTTCCACATCATCCGGGTGGGCTCCAAAACAAAGTAAGTCAAGGGCTTCTCCCACATTGATTCCCTCCCTGTAATCGTCTCTCCCGCTCCTATATTTATATACCGTCTTATGACGTATGTTTGCGCAACTCCCGCCAGTCCAGATAGCCCGCTTCCATGGCCCGTAGAATAATCTCTGCTGTAGCCATATTGGTAGCTAACGGAATTTGGTGAACGTCACAGAGACGCAGCAAGGCAATAATGTCCGGTTCGTGAGGTTGAGCTGTTAATGGATCACGGAAAAAGATAACCAGATCCATTTTGTTTTCAGCAATGAGTGCCCCAATTTGCTGGTCACCACCCAGAGGGCCCGATAAAAAGCGGGTGATCTTCAGTCCGGTATGTTCCATGATTAACTTGCCGGTGGTACCTGTGGCATACAGATCGTATCTGTTCAGCACAGACTCATAGGCAATGGCAAAATTGACCATGTCCTGCTTCTTTTTGTCATGGGCAATTAAGGCAATGTTCATCAACTAGCCCCCTTCTTACTGTACTTATTCATCCAGCAACTTATCTAGACCATACACCAACCGCTCCAGTTTGACCACTTTTTTGATCGCCAGATTGACTCCAGGCATAAAAGAGGTCCGGTTGATGGAGTCATGGCGGATGGTCAATGTTTGCCCTTCACTACCGAATATCACTTGCTGGTGCGCCACTAAGCCGGGCAAACGCACACTATGTATGGGGAATCCTTGGTAAAAAGCACCACGTGCCCCCTCTAGTTCCTCTTTTTCCTCCGGATGACCCTGTCGATGTTCTTCCCTCACTTCCCCGATCATTTCTGCTGTTTTAATCGCCGTACCGGAAGGAGCATCTAATTTTTGATCATGATGCATCTCAATAATCTCCACCTCCGGCATATATTTGGCTGCCATTTGAGCAAATTTCATCATTAAAATAGCACCAATGGCAAAGTTGGGCGCAATAATGGCACCCATTTTATTTTGTTCGGCCAGTTGTGAGAGCTCTTCAATATCCGCTTGTGTCAACCCTGTTGTGCCAATCACGGGTCTGACCCGGTAATGGATGGCCAATTGGGCATGCCGTTTGACTGACTGGGGGGTGGTAAAGTCAACCATGACGTCTGGATTAAAGTCAGTCAAGGCCCGTTCCAGATCGTTAACAAAGGGAGCGCCTATAGGGCCTAGGCCAATCACTTCCCCCACATCGGTACCGTTTAATGCGGAGTCGACCCCACACACCAATTGCAGCTCATCATCACTATGAATCATTTTTACTGTTTCCGATCCCATTTTTCCTTTAGCTCCTACCACAATGACACGGATCGCCATTAAAATCACTCCTAT
This window of the Caldalkalibacillus uzonensis genome carries:
- the bshB1 gene encoding bacillithiol biosynthesis deacetylase BshB1, coding for MGEALDLLCFGAHPDDVEIGMAGTIAKHVAQGYAVGIIDLTMAELSSNGTVEARQEEAAQAARVLGVKQRFNLKFPDRALTDRESIIGAVVELIRRHRPRAVFAPYDHDRHPDHNQTAQWIEEAVFTANIGKYQWGEKRQAPHQVAQLYYYFINSVAKPDILVDITQEMKIKKQALKVYRSQFEQTEGSIATRLNTGFMEAIEGRERWFGSMIKVPYAEGFMVKTPLSLPSLVWPEAEADRREG
- the dapB gene encoding 4-hydroxy-tetrahydrodipicolinate reductase, which encodes MAIRVIVVGAKGKMGSETVKMIHSDDELQLVCGVDSALNGTDVGEVIGLGPIGAPFVNDLERALTDFNPDVMVDFTTPQSVKRHAQLAIHYRVRPVIGTTGLTQADIEELSQLAEQNKMGAIIAPNFAIGAILMMKFAQMAAKYMPEVEIIEMHHDQKLDAPSGTAIKTAEMIGEVREEHRQGHPEEKEELEGARGAFYQGFPIHSVRLPGLVAHQQVIFGSEGQTLTIRHDSINRTSFMPGVNLAIKKVVKLERLVYGLDKLLDE
- the bshA gene encoding N-acetyl-alpha-D-glucosaminyl L-malate synthase BshA; the protein is MKVNCPLPNRSLKIGITCYPTLGGSGVVATELGKLLAEHGHQIHFITPGVPFRLGKFYPNIYYHEVEVNQYEVFRYPPYDLTLASKMAQVANREKLDLLHVHYAIPHAVCAILARQMVDHPLKVVTTLHGTDITVLAYDETLKEMIRYGIEQSDLVTAVSDHLINETYELLHINKDIYKVYNFVDLRQYERSVHPLFRKQYAPNGEKLVVHISNFRPVKRVLDVAKVFQLILREIPAKLIFIGEGPDFPRVCHWLKEHHLDSYVHFLGKQDDVAEILSQTDLMLLPSEKESFGLVALEAMACGVPVIASNTGGIPEVIAQGQTGLIYPVGDIEGMAHGAVTLLSQPDVYRRFSQAALERTRTQFAADIILEQYLTLYQRVLNG
- the mgsA gene encoding methylglyoxal synthase codes for the protein MNIALIAHDKKKQDMVNFAIAYESVLNRYDLYATGTTGKLIMEHTGLKITRFLSGPLGGDQQIGALIAENKMDLVIFFRDPLTAQPHEPDIIALLRLCDVHQIPLATNMATAEIILRAMEAGYLDWRELRKHTS